Part of the Desulfohalovibrio reitneri genome is shown below.
TCTCCGCACGGGCCACCTTCCGGCTGGCCTTCCATTTCGGCCTCTTCCAGGGCGGCATGACCGCTCTGGGCTGGCTGGGCGGCACCGCCCTGCGCCCTTTCATCGAGGGCTTCGCCCACTGGGCCGCCTTCATCCTGCTCTTCCTGGTGGGCGCCAACATGCTCCGCGAAGCCCTCTTCCCGGACGAGGACCACACCCGCCCCGACCCCACCCGGGGCGCCACCCTCGTCCTGCTTTCCGTGGCCACCAGCCTGGACGCCCTGGCTGTGGGCCTCTCCCTGGCCCTGCTTGGCCAGCCGGTCCTCTTCCCCTCCCTGGTCATCGGCGTGGTGGCCCTGCTCTTCACCGCGGCCGGGCTGCACGCCGGCAACTTCCTGGCCCGCATGCTGCCCGTGGGCAGGCTGGCCGACGCCGCCGGCGGCCTCATCCTCTGGACCATCGGAGTGCGAATCCTGGCCGAACACGACGTGCTGTGATTGACAAGCCCCCCGAAACATGGGGATAGAAAAGAGTGGAGTCCCCATGCGTCCGGAAGAGGAACTGCGCCTGGCCAAGGAAATCGTGGACCACAGCCCCGTGGTCCTCTTCCGACGTCTGCCCGCGCCCGAATACACCCTGGTCTACGTCTCGGAAAACGTCCGCCGCTTCGGCTACAAGGCGTCCGACTTCCTCGAGGGCAAGATCACCTGGAACGACCTGGTCCACCCGGACGACCTGGAGCGGCTCGGCCGCGAGGTTGAGGAACACGCCGCCGCCGAACGCACCAGCTACTGCCAGGAATACCGCGTGCGCACCTCCAACGGCGAAGTCCGCCACGTGGAGGACACCACCCGCGCCCTGCGCGACGAAAGCGGCCAGGTCACCCACTACGAAGGCGTGGTGGTCGACGTCACCGAGCGCAAGCTGGCCGAAGACGCCCTGCGCCGCAGCGAGGAAAAGTTCCGCCGCATCGTGGAGACCGCGGCCGAGGGCTTCCTGCTCATGGACCCCCACCTGCGCATCCTCGACGCCAACCAGGCATACTGCCGCATGCTGGGCTTCAGCCGCGAGGAGATTCTGGGGCTCACCCCCATGGAACTCGCCACCGACGAATACCGCCGCTTTCTCAAATACAACCGCGAGTGGCTCCTCAGCAACGACCAGCGCGTGCTGGAGGGCTCCCTCCGCGCCAAGGACGGGCGCAAGGTGCCCATCCTGGTCAAGTCCAACACCCTCACCGGAGACAACGGCGAACTCTGGGGCCACGTGGCCTTCGTCTCCGACCTCACCGAGCAGAAACACTCCCTGGCCCTGGCCGCCGAAGTCCAGCGCTCCCTCCTGCCCACGGAAATGCCCCAACTCGATGGCCTGCAGGTGGCCGCCCGCGCCCTGCCCTGCCAGGAACTCGGCGGGGACTACTACGACATCCTGGCCGCCTCCGGCCCGGACAACGCCCCCCTGACCGTCTTTCTCGGCGACATCTCCGGACACGGCGTGGACTCCGCCCTGCTCATGGCCACCGCCCGCTCTTCCCTGCGTTCCCACCTCATGCGCTCCAAATCCCTGGGCGACGCCCTGCGCCGGGTCAACCGCGATCTCTTCACCGACTTCGAGGCCACCTCCAGCTTCATGACCATGATCGGACTCTCCGTCACCCCCCAGGGCGAAATGCGCTGGGCCCGCGCCGGACACGACCCGCCCATCATCTACGACCCCGCCATGGACGCCTTCGCCTCTATCCTCGGCCACGGCCTCCCCCTGGGCGTGGACCAGACCTCCCGCTACCCGGACAACGAACTCACCCCGCTGCCCCAGGGCTGCATCATCGCCATGGGCACCGACGGCATCTGGGAAGCCGCCTCCCGCGAAGGCGACTACTTCGGCAAGGAACGCTTCCAGGAAATCGTCCGCGCCCACGCCCACCAAACCGCCCAGGAAATCCTCGACGCCGTCTTCAGCCAGGTCGCCTCCTTCACCGCCGGACGACCCCAGGACGACGACATCACCCTGGCCGTGGTGAAAATCGGGTAGAAGAAGAGAAGGTTAAGCATTTCGCCCTGCGGGCGACCAGGGGGCTGCGCGCCTCCTGGACCCTGCGGCAAAGTAACTTTGCATGTGTATCGCGTGATGAAGCGCGTCAGGGGAGATACCAGGAAGCGCCCCGGCGAATTTGCGTTCGCGGGATGGGGTCTACCCGGCCCCCACCCTGGCCGGTTGATTCCAGATGCGTTGAACACGAAATTGAAAGACGGCACCCCGGTTCTTACGCCTGTACCACGCCCCCGAGCGAAGCGAGCGGCAAAGAGTTTTGAGGAAGGATGGAGGGAGTTTGGAGGAGGAAGTATCCTGCCCCAATGTCCTGAACGTCCACCCCGCCAGCCTTCCCCCTTTCCCCGCACCCCGTTTTCACCCGTCTCACCGTTTTCTCTCCACTCCCTCCCCTTTATCATTCGCCATGGAAATACGAGTGTGGCATCATGAAAACAAAGCCCCTCCGCCCGGTTCCGTCACGGGGGGCGGATGCGACCAAACTGTGGGAGGAGCACAGCATGAGCCATATCGAGACCTTCAAGAAGAAGATGCGCGGCGACGGGTTGCCCGAGTCCGTCGTCTCCGCTTTCACCGGCCTGTACCAGCGCCTCGCCTCGGGCGAGCGCGGCATGATTCCCGAGTCCGACCTCTCGCCGCTGACCCCGGACGAGGTGCCCAGCCTAGCCACCAGCCGGGAGCACGCAGCCAAGGGGCTGGAGCTGGCCGACCAGGCCGTGGTGCTCAAGCTTAACGGCGGCCTGGGGACCTCCATGGGGCTGGACAAGGCCAAGTCCCTGCTGCCGGTGAAAAACGGGCTCACCTTCCTGGACATCATCCGCCGCCAGGTGGAGCGGTTCCGAGGCGACACCGGAGCCTGCCTGCCCCTGGTGCTGATGAACTCCTTCAATACCGAGGACGACTCCCTGGCCGCCCTGGGCGACTTCGGCAACCCCACGGGCGTGCCCCTGTCCTTTCTGCAGAACCGCTTCCCCAAGGTCATGGCCGACGATCTCTCCCCGGCGGAGTGGCCTGACAATCCGTCCCTGGAGTGGAACCCGCCCGGGCACGGCGACCTGTACGCCGCCCTGAAGAGTTCCGGCACCCTGGACGCCCTGCTTGAGCGCGGCTACCACTACGCCTTCGTGTCCAACGCGGACAACCTCGGGGCCTCCTTCGACCCCGCCCTGCTGGGCCTCATGGCCGAGACCGGCGCGCCCTTCCTCATGGAGGTCGCCCGCCGCACCAAGGACGACCGCAAGGGCGGCCATCTGGCCCGCGCCGAGGACGGACGGCTGGTGCTGCGCGAGGTGGCCCAGACCCCGGACGGCGACCTGGACGCCTTCCAGGACATCGACCGCCACCGCTACTTTAACACCAACTCCGTCTGGGTGGACCTGCGCGCCCTGAACAGGCTGCTGGAGGAGGAAGGCGAGGTGTCACTCTCCCTCATCGCCAACTCCAAGACCATCGACCCCCGCGATCCGGACTCGCCCAAGGTGTTCCAGCTCGAGACCGCCATGGGCTCGGCCATCTCCGGTTTCCCCGGCGCCGCCGTGGTGGAGGTGCCCCGCTCCCGTTTCCTGCCGGTCAAGACCACCGACGACCTGCTGCGCGTCATGTCCGACAACTACCGGCTCGACGACCGCTTCAACCTCATCCACACCGGGCACACCACCCGCGTGGAACTGGACTCCCGCTACTACAAGAAGATCGACGAGTTCCTCCGCCGTTTCCCCGCGGGCGTGCCCTCCCTGGCCAACTGCCAGCTCCTGCGCGTGCGCGGCGACGTGTTTTTCGAAACCGCCCCCTCCCTGCACGGCGAAGTGGTGGTGGAAAACACCGGAGGCCTCCCCGCCCGCATCCGCCGCACCGAAATGCGCGGACGCGAAGTGCTGGCGTAGAATGGGGCTGGATGAATGAAAGGCGGGCGGCTGGGTTTGACCCCACCGTCCGCCTTTTTTGTGTAGGAAAAACAGGGGTATTTCGCCCTGCGGGCGACCAGGGGGCTACGCGCACCCTGGCCCTGCGGCAAAGTAACCTTGCATGTGTGTTCGCGGGGTGGAGCGCGTCAGGACGAGGTCGGGGAGCACCCCGGCGCATGCGTCGCTGTGCGCTGTGTCCTGTGTATCCACCCACGCCGAAGAACCCGTTGCGGCGGACGGAACAGGACTTATATCCACTGCAAGGAGCATCCCATGTGCGTCATCTTCTTCCTGCCCCTGGCCTTTGTGGCCGCCGCCCTGGCCATCCTGGTCTCCATGGGGGCCGAGGAGGCGAAAAAGGCCCGGAAGTAGTGCTCTCCGGGAACACGGGGGCATCCGGCCCCCGAAAGGGGGGCGCGCTTCGCTCCGATTCACCTTCGCGCCCCCAGCACCCCCCCCCGGCACCGCCGTTCCCCCGCCATCACTCGCCGTTCACCTGATTGAAGCACGTGTTATCATGGATTCCCTGGCGTTGATGGTGTATGTCTGGGGCTTGCTTCGTTGTGCCGCGCGGCGGGCTTGATTGTCGCGCGGAGGGAGAGTGATGGAAATGGCCGATATGGATGACGTGCCCCCTGCCGACGATTCGCTAAGCGAGCTTGAACGGCTTCGCGAGGAAAACCGCAAGCTCCGCGAGGCGCTGAAGAATCCCGAGGCGTGGTGCCTGGGTTCGGGCAACAGCTGCTTGAGCCAGGTCATCGTCAGCGCCCTCGAAGGCATGCTCGTGGTGGACCGGGAGGGGAGTGTCCGGTTCCTCAATCCCGCGGCCGAGGAAATGCTCGGCCGCAAGGCGGATGAATTGGCCGAGTGGCCGTTCGGCCTGCCCTCGGTGGGGGACGTGGCCGAAGTGGAGCTGCACGCGGCCGGCGGCGACCGCCAGGTGGCCGAGATGCGGGCGGTTAACATCACCTGGGACGGCGCTCCGGCGCACCTGGTGACGCTGCGGGACGTGACCGAGGGCCGCCGCATGGTGGAGGCTCTACGCGAGGCCAGGGAGGAATTGGAGGCCCGGGTGGCCGAGCGCACGACGGAACTGCGCAAGGCCAACGAGCAGCTCATGGCCGAGGTCTCCGAGCGCATCATGGCCCAGGAGCGCGCCCGGCAGAGCGAGCAGCGGTACCGGGCCATCCTGGAGGACCAGACCGAGCTGATCTGCCGCTATCTACCCGACGGACGCCTGTCTTACGTCAACGAGGCCTACCTGCGCTACTACGGCCGCACCCGCGATGACCTGCTCAACAGCAATTTCCTGCCGGACATCCCGGACGAGGACCTGCGCCTCATCGAGAGCCACATCGCGAGCCTCACCCCGGAACAGCCAGTGACCAGCTTCGAGCACCGCATCCGCATGGAGGACGGTTCCCTGCGCTGGCAGCAGTGGACCCACCGGGCCATTTTCGGCGAGGCGGACGAGCTGACCGAATACCAGGCCGTGGGCCGCGACGTGACCAAACGGCGCGAGGCCGAGGACGGGCTCAAGGAGCAGCGTCGCTTTTTGCGGCTGGTCATCGACTCCGTGCCCAGCCCCATTTTCGTCAAGGACGCCCAGGGCCGCTACCTGCTGGTGAACAAGGCCATGGCCGACCTCTACGGCGTACCGCCGGAGAATCTCATCGGCCACACCGGGGGCGCCTTCAACGCCAACCCCGAGGAACTGGCCCGCTTCGAGCGCGAGGACCGCACCGTGCTGGAGACGGGCACGGTCCTGCACATCCCGCACAAGACCATCACCTCCGCCACCGGCGAAAAACGCTGGTACACCAAGACCAAGGTGCCCCTGCCCGAGTACGGCTGGGTGCTGGGCGTGGCCGTGGACGTCACCGATCTGCTGGAGGCGGAGACCGAGCGGCTGCGATTGGAACGCCGCGTTCGCAACACCCAGAAGATGCAGGCCCTGGGCACCCTGGCCGGGGGCATCGCCCACGATTTCAACAACATGATCTACGCCATTTTGGGGTTCGCCAACCTGGCCCTGCGCCGCAACGAAAACCCCAAGGTGGGCGAGTACCTGGAGCAGATCCGCTCCGCCGGCACCCGCGCCTCGGAGTTGGTGCGGCAGATCCTTACATTTTCCCGGCAAACCGAGCAGGCCAGGTCCACGGTCCACCTGGCGACCCTGTGCAAGGAAGTCACCAAGATGCTTTCCGCGACCCTGCCGCCGGGGGTGGAGATCGAGCAGAAGCTGGAGGCGGAGGACGACGCCGTGGTCGCCGACCCCACCCAGCTGCACCAGGTGGTCATGAACCTCTGCACCAACGCGGTGCAGGCCATGCGGGACCGGGGCGGCACCCTGGAAGTGGTCCTGCGCGACGCGCCCCCGGACCCGGCCGGATGCGGCATGCTGGAGTTGTACGTCACGGACACAGGCGAGGGCATGCCGCCATCGGTGCTGGAGCGCATCTTCGACCCCTTCTTCACCACCAAAGAGAAGGGCGAGGGCACGGGCATGGGTTTGTCCGTGGTGCACGGCATCGTGGAGGCCCACGGCGGTTCGATCTCGGTGGACAGCCGGGAAGGCGAGGGGACGACCTTCGTTGTCCGGATGCCACGGGGGGAGGTCTGCTCGCCCCATCCCGCCGAGCGGGCCGAGGCGGCCAACGGCGGTCAGGGCCGCATTCTCCTGGTTGACGACGAGCCCATCCTGGCTGAGATGGCCTCGGAGACCCTGCGCAACCTGGGGTACAGCGTCACCGCGCACACCAAGCCGGGCGAGGCCCTTGAAGAGTTCACGGCCGATCCCTGGGCCTTCGACCTGATCATCACCGACCAGGCCATGCCCCGTATCACCGGCGAGGAGCTGGCCAGGGAAATGCTGGCCCTGCGGCCGAATCTGCCCGTCATCCTCGTGACCGGCTTCTCCGAATCCTTCACCCCGGAGGAGGCCGAAACCATCGGGGTGGCGGCCTACCTCTTCAAGCCCATTCCGGAAACGCAGCTTTCGGAGACCATCCAGGCCGCGCTGGCCGGGACGGCTCGCGGTGACGGGTAGCTAGGCCTCTTCACCCAGGTAGGCGGCCGCGCCCTCCACGCCCCTGCGGCGGCGGATTTCCTCGGCCACTTCCGAGGGCACGCACTTCTTGTTCACCGGGTTGAGATAGGTGGGCAGCGACTTGGCCAGGACGATGGCCGCCGGGATGCCCAGAATGCTCAGGAACAGGCTGACCACCTGCAGGGTCGCGAACGCCGCCAGCACCAGGCCGATTGGTAGCCACAGCACCATGATCACGGTGGAGTAGGCCTTCCACTTCGGATGCCGCGTGTCCTTCAATACGGTGCCGGAGATCATCTCCCTGCCGAAGGGAAGGAAAAGGAATTTGCCCAGCTCCATGCAGCCCAGGCCGATGGGCGCGGGGATGACCAGCATGGTGAGCAGCAGACCGAGAAGCCAGGTGACTCCGGCGGTGACGAAGCCGAGAAACGGGATGTGCCAAAGCAGATTGCCGAGCAGCCGCATAACGAAACCCTCCTCCCTGAAAATGCAGCCGAAACGGGAACATGCATAGAATATCCGCCACCAAATCACAACACCCTATATTTCCGGGCCAAGCCCGCGCGTTGCCACCGCGGGCCTCCTGCGGTAGTTTCCCCCTTCCTTCAACCCCAAACCCCGAGGAGCGCGCCACGTGCATGTCCTCCTGGTCGGCTCGGGCGGCCGCGAACACGCCCTTGCCTGGAAGCTTTCCCAATCACCGCTGGTGGACAGCCTGTCCATCGCCCCCGGCAACCCCGGCACGGCCGAGTTCGGCCGCAACGTGGACATCGATCCCGACGACATCCGCTCCCTGGTGGACTACGCCAAAAGAAAGGATGTGGGCCTGTGCGTGCCCGGGCCGGAGCTGCCCCTGACCAAGGGGCTGGCCAACGCCCTGCATGATGCCGGCATCCCCTGCTTCGGGCCCACCGAGTTCTGCGCCCGGCTGGAGGGCTCCAAGGCCTTCGCCAAAGAGGTCATGCTGGAGACCGGGGTGCCCACGGCCCACTTCGCAAGCTTCGAAGACTTCCGCCAAGCGCGAGACTTCGTGCGCGAGACCGGCGCGCCGCTGGTCATCAAGGCCGACGGCCTGGCCTCGGGCAAGGGGGTCATCATCTGCGAGTCCGTGCAGCGCGCCGAGCACGTGCTGGAGCAGGTCATGGTGCACAAGGAGTTCGGCGGCGCGGGCGACAAGGTGGTCATCGAGGAACTGCTGGTGGGCGAAGAAGTCTCCTTCCTGGCCTTCTGCGACGGCGAAACCAGCGCCGTGATGCCCACCTCCCAGGACCACAAGCCCGTGGGCGAGGGCGACACCGGCCCCAACACCGGCGGCATGGGCGCCTACTCCCCGGCGCACATCCTGCCCGAGGACCACTATGAGACCGTCCGCCGCCAGGTCATCGACCCGGTCCTGAGCTACATGCGGGCCAAGGGCCATCCCTTCGTGGGGGTGCTCTACGCCGGGCTCATCATCACCGCCGACGGCGCCAAGGTGCTGGAGTACAACGTGCGCTTCGGCGATCCCGAGTGCCAGCCGCTGATGATGCGCCTGGACTCCGATCTGGCCGAGATCATGTTGGCCTGCACCAAGGGCGGGCTGAACGGCACCAGCGTGTCCTGGAAGCCGGAGACCGCCCTTTCCGTGGTCCTCTCGGCCAAGGGCTACCCCGGCCCCTGCTCCAAGGGCATGCGCATTACCGGAATCGAGCGGGCCGAGGCCCCGGGCGGGGTCAAGGTATTCCAGGCCGGCACCGACCTCAACGGCGAGGGCAATCTCGTCACCTCCGGCGGGCGGGTGCTCAACGTCACCGCCCTGGGCAAGGGGCTGGAGCGCGCCCGAGAGGCCGCCTACAAGGCGGTGGAAGCCATTGATTTCGAGGAACAGTACTGCCGTTTCGACATCGGCCAAAAAGGCCTGAAATGGGAACCCGAGGAGGAATCCCTGTGAGCGACGCACCTCTTGTGGCCATTTTCATCGGTTCCATCTCGGACAAGGACGTCATGCGCTCCTGCAGCGACACCCTGTCCTCCCTGGACATCCCCCACCGCTTCACCGTGGCCTCGGCCCACCGCACCCCGGAGCGCACCGCCGGACTGGTGGACGAGCTGGAAGGCCAGGGCTGCCGGGTATTCATCTGCGGCGCGGGCATGGCCGCACACCTGGCCGGGGCGGTGGCCGCCAAGACCATCCGCCCGGTCATCGGCGTGCCCATCAACGCCTCCCCGCTGCAGGGCATGGACGCCCTGCTGGCCACCGTGCAGATGCCCCCGGGCTTCCCCGTGGCCACCGTGGCCCTGGACAAGGCCGGGGCCAAGAACGCAGCCCACCTGGCCGCCCAGATCCTGGCCCTGTCCGACCCGGACTTGGCCAAGCGGATCATGGAGCTGCGCCAGGGCTTCAAGGACGGCGTGGAAAAAGCCGCGAACGAGCTGGAAAACGAGTAGTCCGTTTTTCGCTCCCGGGAGGCGGCCCGTTCCGCCTCCCCGCCTTGCCCCGTACCCGCCGTTGCCCTAGGATGGCGGGTATGGAGGAAGAACATGTCCCATTTGCGACTTGAGGAATATCTGCGTCCCGAGTGGGCCGACCACGCCGGGCAGCTTTCCATGCGGGGGCTGCCCGGCTTGTTCCTATCCGCGGCCGAGGCCATCCTGGGCGACTGCGGCCTGGACATCCACCGGGGCGGCGGCAGCCTGCTGCGCGCACGGCAGGCCGCCTACCGGCTGCGCCGCCTGGAGAAGGTGGGCGAACCCGTGCGCGTGGAGAGCATGGTCATCGAGGTGGAGCGGGACGCGGTGCGTTTCTTCCACGTGCTCTACCGGGTGCGGGTGGGCAACCGGCTGGCCACGGCTGACGAGGTGGTGCGGCAGGAAACCCCGCACGGCGACCCCGTGGACTTTCCCGACGAGGTGCGCCGCGAATTGGAGGCCATAAAGGCCCGCCACGACGAACTGGCGCGGCCCGAGGGGCTGGGGCAGGGCGTCTGTTTCTCCCAGCCTTGACACCGGGGCCGCGCCCCCCCATGTTCCCCCGGTGCAAATCGACTACCGCTCCCGACTGAACGAGGCCCAGTACGAGGCCGCCACCCATCGCGGCTCACCCCTGCTGGTCATCGCCGGGGCGGGCTCGGGCAAGACCCGCACCATCGTCTACCGCCTGGCCAGGCTGGTGGAGGAAGGCGTGCCGCCCGAGTCCATCCTGCTGCTGACCTTCACCCGCAAGGCCTCCTTCGAGATGGTCTCCCGCGCCTCCACCCTTTTGGGGCGGGGACTGGCCTCGGTGCCCGGCGGCACCTTCCATTCCTTCGCCTTCGCCACCCTGCGCCGCCACGCGGCCGAGCTGGGGGTGAACCCCGCCTTCACCGTGCTGGACAAGGCGGACGCCTCCTCCCTGGCCAAGGACGCCCGCGACCGGCTGGAGTTGGGCAAGGGCGACAAGAGCTTTCCCAAAAAGGACACCCTGGTGGAGGTGGTCTCCAAGTCGCGCAACAA
Proteins encoded:
- a CDS encoding manganese efflux pump → MGWLRVLSLAVALAMDALAVAAATGATRPRVSARATFRLAFHFGLFQGGMTALGWLGGTALRPFIEGFAHWAAFILLFLVGANMLREALFPDEDHTRPDPTRGATLVLLSVATSLDALAVGLSLALLGQPVLFPSLVIGVVALLFTAAGLHAGNFLARMLPVGRLADAAGGLILWTIGVRILAEHDVL
- a CDS encoding YccF domain-containing protein → MRLLGNLLWHIPFLGFVTAGVTWLLGLLLTMLVIPAPIGLGCMELGKFLFLPFGREMISGTVLKDTRHPKWKAYSTVIMVLWLPIGLVLAAFATLQVVSLFLSILGIPAAIVLAKSLPTYLNPVNKKCVPSEVAEEIRRRRGVEGAAAYLGEEA
- the purD gene encoding phosphoribosylamine--glycine ligase; translation: MHVLLVGSGGREHALAWKLSQSPLVDSLSIAPGNPGTAEFGRNVDIDPDDIRSLVDYAKRKDVGLCVPGPELPLTKGLANALHDAGIPCFGPTEFCARLEGSKAFAKEVMLETGVPTAHFASFEDFRQARDFVRETGAPLVIKADGLASGKGVIICESVQRAEHVLEQVMVHKEFGGAGDKVVIEELLVGEEVSFLAFCDGETSAVMPTSQDHKPVGEGDTGPNTGGMGAYSPAHILPEDHYETVRRQVIDPVLSYMRAKGHPFVGVLYAGLIITADGAKVLEYNVRFGDPECQPLMMRLDSDLAEIMLACTKGGLNGTSVSWKPETALSVVLSAKGYPGPCSKGMRITGIERAEAPGGVKVFQAGTDLNGEGNLVTSGGRVLNVTALGKGLERAREAAYKAVEAIDFEEQYCRFDIGQKGLKWEPEEESL
- the purE gene encoding 5-(carboxyamino)imidazole ribonucleotide mutase, which gives rise to MSDAPLVAIFIGSISDKDVMRSCSDTLSSLDIPHRFTVASAHRTPERTAGLVDELEGQGCRVFICGAGMAAHLAGAVAAKTIRPVIGVPINASPLQGMDALLATVQMPPGFPVATVALDKAGAKNAAHLAAQILALSDPDLAKRIMELRQGFKDGVEKAANELENE
- a CDS encoding PAS domain S-box protein; amino-acid sequence: MEMADMDDVPPADDSLSELERLREENRKLREALKNPEAWCLGSGNSCLSQVIVSALEGMLVVDREGSVRFLNPAAEEMLGRKADELAEWPFGLPSVGDVAEVELHAAGGDRQVAEMRAVNITWDGAPAHLVTLRDVTEGRRMVEALREAREELEARVAERTTELRKANEQLMAEVSERIMAQERARQSEQRYRAILEDQTELICRYLPDGRLSYVNEAYLRYYGRTRDDLLNSNFLPDIPDEDLRLIESHIASLTPEQPVTSFEHRIRMEDGSLRWQQWTHRAIFGEADELTEYQAVGRDVTKRREAEDGLKEQRRFLRLVIDSVPSPIFVKDAQGRYLLVNKAMADLYGVPPENLIGHTGGAFNANPEELARFEREDRTVLETGTVLHIPHKTITSATGEKRWYTKTKVPLPEYGWVLGVAVDVTDLLEAETERLRLERRVRNTQKMQALGTLAGGIAHDFNNMIYAILGFANLALRRNENPKVGEYLEQIRSAGTRASELVRQILTFSRQTEQARSTVHLATLCKEVTKMLSATLPPGVEIEQKLEAEDDAVVADPTQLHQVVMNLCTNAVQAMRDRGGTLEVVLRDAPPDPAGCGMLELYVTDTGEGMPPSVLERIFDPFFTTKEKGEGTGMGLSVVHGIVEAHGGSISVDSREGEGTTFVVRMPRGEVCSPHPAERAEAANGGQGRILLVDDEPILAEMASETLRNLGYSVTAHTKPGEALEEFTADPWAFDLIITDQAMPRITGEELAREMLALRPNLPVILVTGFSESFTPEEAETIGVAAYLFKPIPETQLSETIQAALAGTARGDG
- a CDS encoding UTP--glucose-1-phosphate uridylyltransferase: MSHIETFKKKMRGDGLPESVVSAFTGLYQRLASGERGMIPESDLSPLTPDEVPSLATSREHAAKGLELADQAVVLKLNGGLGTSMGLDKAKSLLPVKNGLTFLDIIRRQVERFRGDTGACLPLVLMNSFNTEDDSLAALGDFGNPTGVPLSFLQNRFPKVMADDLSPAEWPDNPSLEWNPPGHGDLYAALKSSGTLDALLERGYHYAFVSNADNLGASFDPALLGLMAETGAPFLMEVARRTKDDRKGGHLARAEDGRLVLREVAQTPDGDLDAFQDIDRHRYFNTNSVWVDLRALNRLLEEEGEVSLSLIANSKTIDPRDPDSPKVFQLETAMGSAISGFPGAAVVEVPRSRFLPVKTTDDLLRVMSDNYRLDDRFNLIHTGHTTRVELDSRYYKKIDEFLRRFPAGVPSLANCQLLRVRGDVFFETAPSLHGEVVVENTGGLPARIRRTEMRGREVLA
- a CDS encoding PP2C family protein-serine/threonine phosphatase yields the protein MRPEEELRLAKEIVDHSPVVLFRRLPAPEYTLVYVSENVRRFGYKASDFLEGKITWNDLVHPDDLERLGREVEEHAAAERTSYCQEYRVRTSNGEVRHVEDTTRALRDESGQVTHYEGVVVDVTERKLAEDALRRSEEKFRRIVETAAEGFLLMDPHLRILDANQAYCRMLGFSREEILGLTPMELATDEYRRFLKYNREWLLSNDQRVLEGSLRAKDGRKVPILVKSNTLTGDNGELWGHVAFVSDLTEQKHSLALAAEVQRSLLPTEMPQLDGLQVAARALPCQELGGDYYDILAASGPDNAPLTVFLGDISGHGVDSALLMATARSSLRSHLMRSKSLGDALRRVNRDLFTDFEATSSFMTMIGLSVTPQGEMRWARAGHDPPIIYDPAMDAFASILGHGLPLGVDQTSRYPDNELTPLPQGCIIAMGTDGIWEAASREGDYFGKERFQEIVRAHAHQTAQEILDAVFSQVASFTAGRPQDDDITLAVVKIG
- a CDS encoding thioesterase family protein gives rise to the protein MSHLRLEEYLRPEWADHAGQLSMRGLPGLFLSAAEAILGDCGLDIHRGGGSLLRARQAAYRLRRLEKVGEPVRVESMVIEVERDAVRFFHVLYRVRVGNRLATADEVVRQETPHGDPVDFPDEVRRELEAIKARHDELARPEGLGQGVCFSQP